In Mycolicibacterium gadium, the genomic window CAACGTGGCGTTCAGGTTCTCCTGCTGATCGACGACCGTCTGGCTGATGGTCGGCACGTTCTTGATGACGGTCACCAGGTCGGGGCCGGCATCGCCGTAGACGTTGGCCACCGTGTTTGTCTGCGCGAGAATCGCCTCGACCTGCGGCAGCTTCGGATTCAGTTGCGTGAGGTACTGATTCAGCCCGGCCGTGCTGACGCCGATATCCTCACCATGACCACGCAGGCCCTCCGCGAGCGCCGACATCGTCGCGTTCAGATGGATGGGATTGATCTTGTCCAGTACGTCGATCAGCGTCTGGAACAACGTGTTCGCTTCGAGCTGGACGTCCTTGGCCGCGACGACGGCCCCGGCCCGCAACGGCGTACCCGAGGGTTGTTCCGGCGCAAGGAATTCCACCGATTTCGCGCCGAAAACCGTGGTGCTGGCGATCCGCACTGGCGCGTTCGACGGGACGTAGCGCAGTTCGCCCTTGTTGATCGTCAGAGTCAACTTTGCTTCATTACCGGTGTACGAGATGTCCTCGACCTTGCCGATCTGGATCCCGCGGTACTTGACTTTGGCGTCGCGGTCCATCACCAAACCGGCACGTTGAGAGGTGACGACCACGCTCTCGGTCGGCGTGAAGGCTGCGGAGTAGGACAGGTAGGTGAACACCGAGAACGCCACGATGATCGCCGCCAGCACTACGGCGGCGACCCTGATCGCGGCTGTCCTCGACATGGTCTCTCTTTCCCCTTACCCCGAGAGGTTGAAGTTTCCGGTGGCACCGTACACGGCCAGGGAGATGAACAAGGTGATGATGACGACGACGATCAGCGAGGTCCGGACAGCCTTACCCACGGCGACGCCGACGCCGACGGGTCCGCCGGATGCGTTGTAGCCGTAGTAGGTATGGACCAACATCACCGCGACCGCCATCACGATTGCCTGAGCGAACGACCACAGCAGATCGGTGGGGATCAGGAAGGTATTGAAGTAATG contains:
- a CDS encoding MCE family protein — protein: MSRTAAIRVAAVVLAAIIVAFSVFTYLSYSAAFTPTESVVVTSQRAGLVMDRDAKVKYRGIQIGKVEDISYTGNEAKLTLTINKGELRYVPSNAPVRIASTTVFGAKSVEFLAPEQPSGTPLRAGAVVAAKDVQLEANTLFQTLIDVLDKINPIHLNATMSALAEGLRGHGEDIGVSTAGLNQYLTQLNPKLPQVEAILAQTNTVANVYGDAGPDLVTVIKNVPTISQTVVDQQENLNATLLATIGLANEGADTLEPGADDYIAAIQRLRAPLKVLHDYSPVLGCIVQGVAKGRQRGADILGGYKPGAMVSSSFVLGVPSYTYPESLPIVNATGGPNCRGLPNLPSMQFGGSYFRSPFLVTDNALIPYEPFTEVQVDAPSTFQFLFNGAFAERDDF